TGGCTCGTCACCCGCGCGGTCTTGGAAGGAGGGCCGCAGGCCTGCAAGGCCGGCAACGGCGCATGCTGGCCCTTCCTGGCAGCCAAGCTGCGCTTCATGATCTTCGGCTTCTATCCCTATGAGGAGCATTGGCGGCCGGCCCTGGCGCTGGTCCTGTTCCTCGCCGTGATGATCGTGTCGATGATCCCGCGCTTCTGGTCGAGAAACCTGCTCTGGCTCTGGCTCGCGGTCGTGCTCGGCTGCGGCGTCCTGATGTATGGCGGCGTCTTCGGCCTGCCGATCGTCACCACCACAAGCTGGGGCGGCCTGCCGCTCTCCTTCATGCTCTCCTCGGTCGGCCTCGCCTTCGGCTTCGTGCTCGGCGTCCTGCTGGCGCTGGCGCGCAGCTCGAAGCTGCCGGCGATCCAGGTCATCGCCGTCATCTTCATCGAGATGGTGCGCGGCGTGCCGCTGGTCTCGATCCTGTTCATGGCCTCGGTGATGCTGCCGCTGTTCATGCCGGACGGCGTGACCATCGACAAATTGCTGCGGGCGCAGGTCGCGATCATCATCTTCGCCGGCGCCTATATCGCCGAGACGGTCCGCGGCGGGCTGCAGGCGGTGCCGAAGGGCCAGCACGAGGCCGCCGCCTCGCTCGGCCTCGGCTACTGGCTGTCGATGCGCAAGATCGTGCTGCCGCAGGCGCTGAAGATCGTCATCCCGCCGCTGGTCAAC
Above is a genomic segment from Bosea sp. NBC_00550 containing:
- a CDS encoding amino acid ABC transporter permease, which codes for MADLTNTAMLGIERPDRPSQGRRWLSGLKPYVGSPLNAVITFACLWLIYRLVTGVWDWLVTRAVLEGGPQACKAGNGACWPFLAAKLRFMIFGFYPYEEHWRPALALVLFLAVMIVSMIPRFWSRNLLWLWLAVVLGCGVLMYGGVFGLPIVTTTSWGGLPLSFMLSSVGLAFGFVLGVLLALARSSKLPAIQVIAVIFIEMVRGVPLVSILFMASVMLPLFMPDGVTIDKLLRAQVAIIIFAGAYIAETVRGGLQAVPKGQHEAAASLGLGYWLSMRKIVLPQALKIVIPPLVNIFIGFFQDTTLVTIIGLLDFLDTVRASLRDPNWQGIAVMEGYVFAALVYALFSYSMGSYSRFIERRLKTDHSHGRSG